Proteins encoded together in one Telopea speciosissima isolate NSW1024214 ecotype Mountain lineage chromosome 6, Tspe_v1, whole genome shotgun sequence window:
- the LOC122663787 gene encoding heat shock protein 90-5, chloroplastic-like: MAPVLSRSLASASIASLPPSSCFPMNNRSRVLRLRTAFLPRNVLRNGTPGAGLKWKLEKRDSRMVVRCAAAVAEKEAAETSGEKFEYQAEVSRLMDLIVHSLYSHKEVFLRELVSNASDALDKLRFLSVTEPSLLGDAGELEIRLKPDPENGTITITDTGIGLTKEELVDCLGTIAQSGTSKFLKAVKENKDLGTDNGLIGQFGVGFYSAFLVADKVVVSTKSPRSDKQYVWEAVAESSSYVIREETDPEKLLQRGTQITLYLRPDDKFEFSEPTKIQSLVKNYSQFVSFPIYTWQEKSRTVEVEEEEEPKEGEEPKSEGEKKKKTITEKYWDWELANETKPIWMRNSKEVSEDEYREFYKKTFNEFLDPLAYTHFTTEGEVEFRSVLYIPGMAPLNNEDIVNPKTKNIRLYVKRVFISDDFDGELFPRYLSFVKGVVDSNDLPLNVSREILQESRIVRIMRKRLVRKTFDMIQETADGENKEDYKKFWENYGKFIKLGCIEDSGNHKRITPLLRFYSSKSEEDLISLDDYCENMGENQKAIYYLATDSLKSAKTAPFLEKLLQKDIEVLFLIEPIDEVAIQNLQTYKEKKFVDISKEDLELGDEDEVKERENKQEYNLLCDWIKQQLGDKVAKVQVSKRLSSSPCVLVSGKFGWSANMERLMKAQTLGDTSSLEFMRGRRILEVNTDHPIIKDLNAACKNAPESADAKRAVDLLYETALISSGFSPDSPADLGNKIYEMMAIALGGRWGRSDSEDAETEESDVGSVETSNAEVVEPSEVRTESDPWQG, encoded by the exons ATGGCGCCCGTTCTTAGTAGGAGCTTGGCCTCAGCTTCAATTGCCTCTCTTCCTCCGTCATCATGTTTTCCAATGAATAACCGCAGTAGAGTTCTGAGATTGAGAACTGCTTTTCTACCCCGAAATGTTCTGAGAAATGGGACTCCTGGGGCTGGGTTGAAGTGGAAGCTCGAAAAGAGGGACAGTCGAATGGTTGTCCGATGTGCGGCTGCTGTCGCAGAGAAAGAAGCCGCTGAGACTTCTGGGGAGAAATTCGAGTATCAGGCGGAG GTTAGTCGGCTCATGGATCTAATAGTTCACAGTCTTTATAGTCACAAGGAAGTGTTTCTTCGAGAGCTCGTGAG TAATGCAAGTGATGCTCTAGATAAGTTGAGATTTTTAAGTGTGACTGAGCCCTCTCTTCTTGGAGATGCTGGTGAACTGGAGATACGCCTCAAGCCTGATCCAGAAAATGGGACCATTACTATAAC AGACACAGGGATTGGACTGACCAAAGAAGAGCTTGTTGACTGTCTTGGAACCATTGCTCAGAGTGGAACATCAAAATTCTTGAAGGCTGTGAAG GAGAATAAAGATCTTGGAACAGACAATGGTTTGATTGGTCAATTTGGAGTTGGATTCTATTCCGCATTCCTTGTTGCTGACAAG GTTGTTGTGTCTACAAAGAGCCCAAGGTCAGATAAGCAGTATGTCTGGGAAGCCGTTGCTGAAAGTAGTTCATATGTGATAAGAGAAGAAACTGATCCTGAAAAGCTGCTACAGCGTGGAACACAGATTACCTTATACCTAAGG CCAGATGATAAATTTGAATTCTCGGAGCCTACTAAGATTCAAAGTTTGGTGAAGAATTACTCACAGTTTGTTTCCTTCCCTATTTACACTTGGCAAGAGAAATCAAGGACTGTAGAG gtggaagaggaagaagaaccaaaagagggagaagaaccAAAATCAGAG ggagagaagaagaagaagaccataaCAGAGAAGTATTGGGATTGGGAATTAGCAAATGAAACAAAACCGATATGG aTGCGGAATTCGAAAGAAGTTTCAGAGGATGAATATCGTGAGTTCTATAAGAAGACATTCAATGAGTTCTTGGACCCACTTGCATACACCCACTTCACAACAGAG GGTGAGGTGGAATTTAGAAGTGTTCTTTACATTCCTGGCATGGCACCTCTTAACAACGAGGACATTGTAAACCCTAAGACGAAGAATATACGTCTGTATGTCAAGCGTGTATTTATTTCGGATGACTTTGATGGTGAACTG TTTCCACGGTACTTGAGCTTTGTAAAGGGGGTGGTAGATTCAAATGACCTTCCCCTTAATGTTTCTAGAGAAATTCTTCAGGAAAGCCGAATT GTAAGGATTATGAGAAAGAGGCTTGTAAGGAAAACATTTGACATGATTCAGGAGACAGCTGATGGTGAAAATAAAGAG gattacAAAAAATTCTGGGAGAACTATGGGAAATTTATCAAGTTGGGCTGCATCGAGGATTCAGGGAATCACAAGCGCATAACACCTTTGTTAAGGTTCTACTCTTCCAAAAGTGAGGAAGACTTGATTAGCTTAGATGACTATTGTGAGAACATGGGGGAAAACCAGAAGGCTATCTACTACTTGGCTACAGACAGCTTGAAAAGTGCCAAAACTGCACCGTTCTTGGAGAAGTTGCTTCAAAAGGATATTGAG GTCCTATTTCTGATAGAGCCTATTGATGAAGTTGCCATCCAGAACCTACAAacatacaaagaaaagaaatttgtgGACATAAGCAAGGAAGACTTAGAGTTAG GTGATGAGGATGAagtaaaggaaagggaaaacaAGCAAGAGTACAATCTTCTTTGTGACTGGATAAAGCAACAGCTTGGTGATAAAGTGGCTAAGGTGCAAGTCTCAAAGCGTCTCAGTTCATCTCCCTGTGTGCTTGTCTCTGGAAAGTTTGGATGGTCTGCTAATATGGAAAG GCTTATGAAAGCACAGACCCTTGGAGACACCTCAAGCTTGGAGTTCATGAGAGGGAGAAGAATATTGGAGGTCAATACAGATCATCCCATTATTAAAGACCTAAAT GCTGCATGCAAGAATGCCCCAGAAAGTGCTGACGCCAAAAGAGCTGTTGACCTCTTATATGAGACGGCCTTAATTTCCAGTGGATTCTCT CCTGACAGTCCAGCTGACTTGGGTAACAAGATATATGAGATGATGGCAATTGCCCTTGGAGGGCGATGGGGAAGATCAGATTCAGAGGATGCAGAAACAGAGGAATCTGATGTGGGTTCGGTTGAGACCTCAAATGCGGAAGTGGTTGAGCCATCAGAAGTGAGGACAGAGAGTGATCCTTGGCAGGGTTGA